TAGGGATGGTCGGAAGGGTAGTTTGTTTGCGGCGTTTTATCAACGGAAATGTATTGACCATGCAAAGCTATCGGAGAATACTTCAACCATGACTTGGATTCGCATCAGGAACAGCGGGTGGGGAGCATGACCGACATCAAGGAATTCGCAGATCAGTTGCAGCAGGAAGTTGTCACGGACATGGCCGAGAATTATTTCGGCACTCGCAAGAATCTGGAGGACATGACCGAGGGCTTTCAAAGCATGGTGGAGGAGCTTCGCAGGTTGGTGCCGCGTCTTTCCCGGGCTGCATCCAGCCTGCATTATCTGCTTCTGGACCGTCATACGGCCCGGGATTTCTATATTGCGCTCGACATCGTGCCTTCCTGCATTCCGTTCGGCGAGGACGGGACCGATGCGCCCGATCTGTATTCGATTCCGTTCGCATTCACGGCGCGCGGGCGTTATGAAAAATGCGTGCTTGCGGCATATCACGGATTTCAACGCGTTGCCGACGAGTACTTGAACGGGAAATACTATCAGGATCCGGAGCATCCCAAGCGCAAGCGGTTGACCGTGCACTATCTGAGGATGCGGGCGCTTTGCGAGCACATCAACGAGGAAGTCGACCGGGTGAACAAGGGCATGTCGGCCTCGGCCACGCTCCGGTACGTCAAGAGCATGGACCCGGTGCGCATGGAACGCGAGCAGGCCATCGGGCAGGTTTGCATGAACGAGGGGTGTTCATTGGACGGGGAAATGAAGTTCTCGCCTTTGGACTTCGACAGTCTGGGGCTGCCCGTGGTCCAGGATCTGCCCGCGCTGTACAAGGTTCAAACCAACATCGTGCATTTCTGTCGGGACCTGTACGCGGAAAGGGAGAACGACATCAAGGCGATGTTGTCCTCCCTGAAGAAAACGGAATAGCGTTGTGCGTTATTGCGTGGTAATTCCGATTTCCCGCAGTTTTTCCAGCAGACTGCTGTCGGCTTCCGCCTTGGGAACATAGGCGTCCGCGCCGTTGCGGAAAAAGGATTTGCTGACGTTCTTCACGTCGCTGTGCGCCGTCAGCATGACGAGTTTGAATGAATGCAGCGGGTCGACCCCGTTGCTTCTTTCGATTTTCCGCATCTGCTGCACGACCTGATGCCCGTCCATGTCGGGCATTTCAATATCCATGAGTACGGCATGAAAGGGTTGCCCTTCGCGCAGGTGATGTTCGAACAGCAGGAGCGCTTCCTTGCCATCCGTGGTGGAGATGCAGTTGGCATGCGTTTTCAGTCTGGTGGTCATGAGCAGACAGAACCGTTCGTCGTCGTCGACGATCAACAGCTTCGGTTTTGTCACTGACTGGCCTCCTGAAGGAATCAGCCGTCCGCATTGATGCGGTCGACTATGAGTTTCAGAGTTTCGGACACGCGGCTTTCCGGCACCTGACAGGTGCCCACGGCCTTGTGTCCGCCTCCGCCGAATTCCAGCATCAATCTTCCCACATCCGTTTTGCTGGTCCGGTTCAGGATGGAATGTCCCACGGTGAAGACCACGTTCTGTTTCTTGAATCCCCAGATCACGCGAATGCTGACGTTGCACTTCGGATACAGGGTGTAGATCATGAAACGGTTGCCGCAATAGATGGTGTCCACGTCGCGCAGGTCGAGCACAACGGCATTGCCGTGTTCGGTCGAATGACTTTCGAGCATGGTGCGGAATGCGTCCCGATGTTCCAGATATCTGTCGACGCGTTCCTTGACATCCGGTTGGAGCAGGATTTCATCCGCGCTCATGGAGCGGCAGTATTCGATCATGTCCAGCATGAGCTGGTAGTTGCTGATGCGGTAGTCCTTGAATCTTCCCAGCCCGGTTCTGGGGTCCATGATGTAGCCCAGCAGAATCCAGGCCTCGGGATTCACGATTTCCTCGGCCGTGAGGGTTGCCGAGTCCACCTTGTCCACGGCTTCCAGCATGGGGATGAAGGTGTCCGGGAATTTGTCCGCTCCATAGTATTCCCAGATGACCCGGGCGCAACTGGGCAGCGGTTTGCTCATGCCCGAGAACTCCAGATCCGAGCCGAGCCTGTCCTGTTCGCTGGTGTGGTGGTCGAACCAGAGTCCGCATCCCGGCACGTACGGAACATTGGCAAGCACGTCCTTGTCCGTGACTTCCACCTTGCCGTCCTGCAGGTCCTTGGGGTGGGCGAAGAGGTAGTCGTCGATCACGCCGATCTGTTTGAGCAGGGTTGCGCAGACCAGACCGTCAAAGTCGGAGCGGGTTACCAGCCTCATGTTAACTCCCGTATTTTCAGGTTGTTGAGACGAACGTTCAGAAGCGGTCGGAAAAGCCGGACCTGACGTGAATCATAACCCGCCCCGGGAAAACATGTCAAAACGGGATGCGTTATTATTTGTGGCCGCGACGAATGTCGCGATCCTTGAGCGCCTTGGCACGAAGCTGGCGGAGCTTGATGCCCGACGCTTCGCCCTGATTGCAGTCCTCGGGCGCAAGCCGAACCCCGAGTATGGTGCGCAGGTCGCGTTCCGGTCGGCGGCCGTGATCCTGATCGTTGTCCGCCCGGACAAGGGCGAACATCGGCTCCACCAGATCGCCGTGATTCAGGGCCATGAGCATGTCCACCCGGGTACCGGGCTTGAGTTCGTCATAGCGCGAGGCATTCATGTGCCAGCGGGCCGCCTTGGCTCCGGCCTCGATGAACAGGTTCGGCAGGCGGATGCGTCTGCCCAGTGCTTCCGCCGGAGCTTCCCCTGCCATGTCGTGCCCGAAATGATGCGGCCATTGATCTTCCGGAGTCAGGCATTTGCCGATGTCGTGTGTCAGGCCCATCCAGACCTGAATCTCGTCACCGGACAGGTAGTCCATGACCCGGCAGGTATGTTCCAGTACGTCCGCGTCATGATAGGGCGGTGGTCCGGCCGGTATGCCGTCTGCATTGGCAAGCTCTTCGTACCAGGGGGACAGACAGCCTGTGCGGCCCAGCAGCCGCAGGTAGTTTCCGGGCATCCTGGCTCGCAGGGCCTTGCGGGTTTCCTGACCGATGCGGTCCGGGGCGATGTCTTTCAGCGCACCGGATTCGGCGACCTCGCGCATCAGGCCGACGAGTTCGTCTGTCGGCTGGAATTCCGGCAACTTGGCCCAGAATCGGGCGGCGCGGAACACGCGCAGGGGGTCGTCGTGAAAGGCTTGGCGGGATGTCGGACGGAGCAGCCGCGCATGGAGATCGTCCAGTGCGTCCGGGTGGCAGAACAGCTCTCCCTCGTCATCCACAAGCATTGCGTTGACAGTCAGGTCGCGAGCTTTTACTTCCTTTTCAAGAGATGCGGCGCGTGGAAACGAGAATTCCAGACCTTCCACAAGAAAAACCGGAAACGCGACTCCCACTTCCCGGGCTTGAGGAAATGTCTTTGCAAAGGAATCCTTGTCAATGCCGGTGACCAGATAGTCCCGGTCCGACACTCTGCGGCCCAGAAGTATGTCGCGGACCGCACCGCCAGCCAGATAAATATTCATGAAGCATCCCTAGCATAAGGTAACATATGATTCCACAAGGAATTTTTCTGCTGAAAAACGGCATTGAAAACATGGCCGATCCCCTTGATCTCGCCGGACTTTCCGCGATGCATCCCTCATGGGAAGCGGCTGCAGCCACTCTTGAGCCCGGCAAGGAAATTGCCGACTGCGGCATGTCTCTGACCCGTTGCGGACGGAATGACGATTCACTGGTGATCGTGGGCCCTTGTCAATCCACCATGGATGTCGGGTGGGAACTTGATCGGTTGTCGGGGTTGTCCGACTGGTCGGGCGTGCTTGCCCCGGATCAGCAACAGGGCAGGGGGCAGCTTCGTCGGGCATGGGTCTCGCCGCCGGGCAACCTGCACGTCACGCTGTGCTGGCCCACTCTCCCGGAGAAAGGCCCCTGGGCAAAGGCCATGCCCGACCTTCTGTCCATTGTTGCGGGCTGGGTGATTTGCGAGAGTTTCGTTGCCTTGGGGGCCCCTGTGGAAATGAAGTGGCCCAATGATCTCATGCAGGCCGGGAAAAAAGTTGGCGGAATGCTTATCGAAGAAAAAAAGGGGCGAATTCTGCTCGGGCTGGGTGTGAATTTGGCTTTTTCGCCGCCGGAAGACCTCATGAGGCGAAATTTTGCGGCGCAAGCTGGCAAAATGGTATTTCCCCTACGCCCGGAAAGCCCGCTGGCTCTGTGTCGAACGCTTGTGGGGGGGGCACGCCAAAAATGTGTACGCTGTTTTGCTTGACACTATGGAACCCTCCGAATTCCTTTCCCTTGCCACAAAGCGATTGGCCTGGCTGGGCCGGGAAGTTCTTGTCCGTGAAGGGGGGGATGAATCCTATCGGGCCGTTATCCTCGGCCTTTCCCCCAAGGGTGGGCTCACCCTGCTTCGTGACGGAAGCGAGGTCGTTCTCATGTCCGGATCCATTTTGCCTGCCTAGGCGGTGCCCCGTTGGGATCGGTGCACCCCAGGTTTGACGTTGTCCATCATTGTTCTAGGAGATCAGTGAACCCAAATGAAGCCCAAGTCTTTTGATCAGGTTTTGGAAGAGGTTCGGGGCAAGCGGATTCTCGTTGCCAACCGGGGTATCCCGGCGCGACGCATCT
Above is a window of Pseudodesulfovibrio tunisiensis DNA encoding:
- a CDS encoding response regulator, which translates into the protein MTKPKLLIVDDDERFCLLMTTRLKTHANCISTTDGKEALLLFEHHLREGQPFHAVLMDIEMPDMDGHQVVQQMRKIERSNGVDPLHSFKLVMLTAHSDVKNVSKSFFRNGADAYVPKAEADSSLLEKLREIGITTQ
- a CDS encoding exopolyphosphatase encodes the protein MRLVTRSDFDGLVCATLLKQIGVIDDYLFAHPKDLQDGKVEVTDKDVLANVPYVPGCGLWFDHHTSEQDRLGSDLEFSGMSKPLPSCARVIWEYYGADKFPDTFIPMLEAVDKVDSATLTAEEIVNPEAWILLGYIMDPRTGLGRFKDYRISNYQLMLDMIEYCRSMSADEILLQPDVKERVDRYLEHRDAFRTMLESHSTEHGNAVVLDLRDVDTIYCGNRFMIYTLYPKCNVSIRVIWGFKKQNVVFTVGHSILNRTSKTDVGRLMLEFGGGGHKAVGTCQVPESRVSETLKLIVDRINADG
- a CDS encoding HD domain-containing protein; its protein translation is MNIYLAGGAVRDILLGRRVSDRDYLVTGIDKDSFAKTFPQAREVGVAFPVFLVEGLEFSFPRAASLEKEVKARDLTVNAMLVDDEGELFCHPDALDDLHARLLRPTSRQAFHDDPLRVFRAARFWAKLPEFQPTDELVGLMREVAESGALKDIAPDRIGQETRKALRARMPGNYLRLLGRTGCLSPWYEELANADGIPAGPPPYHDADVLEHTCRVMDYLSGDEIQVWMGLTHDIGKCLTPEDQWPHHFGHDMAGEAPAEALGRRIRLPNLFIEAGAKAARWHMNASRYDELKPGTRVDMLMALNHGDLVEPMFALVRADNDQDHGRRPERDLRTILGVRLAPEDCNQGEASGIKLRQLRAKALKDRDIRRGHK
- a CDS encoding biotin--[acetyl-CoA-carboxylase] ligase, encoding MIPQGIFLLKNGIENMADPLDLAGLSAMHPSWEAAAATLEPGKEIADCGMSLTRCGRNDDSLVIVGPCQSTMDVGWELDRLSGLSDWSGVLAPDQQQGRGQLRRAWVSPPGNLHVTLCWPTLPEKGPWAKAMPDLLSIVAGWVICESFVALGAPVEMKWPNDLMQAGKKVGGMLIEEKKGRILLGLGVNLAFSPPEDLMRRNFAAQAGKMVFPLRPESPLALCRTLVGGARQKCVRCFA